The Streptomyces sp. Je 1-332 genome has a window encoding:
- a CDS encoding peptidylprolyl isomerase codes for MVSNDQRRRQLAREKFLRQQQRREAARRRARMRNAVIASALAVVLAGGAVSYAAGAFDDDSTSEKTSNANPTTKADPCEKPAGGKVKPLSFKKEPKLTIDKSADYTMKLATTCGDIDLNLSAAKAPRTVNSFNFLVNKGYLDHTKCHRLVSGGIYVLQCGDPKGTGEGGPGYSIPDENLKDKSLKGNVYPAGTVAMANQYNAQEKKGRDSGGSQFFLVYQDSQLPPDYTPFGTISDSGMKVLKKIADAGESTGQGEGAPNATVVINKATVSKS; via the coding sequence GTGGTCAGCAACGATCAGCGGCGGCGTCAGCTCGCCCGGGAGAAGTTCTTGCGGCAGCAGCAGCGCCGGGAGGCCGCGCGACGCAGGGCGCGGATGCGCAACGCGGTGATCGCCTCGGCGCTCGCGGTGGTCCTGGCGGGCGGCGCCGTGTCGTACGCGGCAGGCGCCTTCGACGACGACAGCACGTCGGAGAAAACATCGAACGCGAACCCCACCACCAAGGCGGATCCCTGCGAGAAGCCCGCGGGCGGCAAGGTGAAGCCGCTCAGCTTCAAGAAGGAACCGAAGCTCACGATCGACAAGTCGGCCGACTACACGATGAAGCTCGCCACCACCTGCGGCGACATCGACCTGAACCTCTCGGCGGCCAAGGCTCCGCGCACCGTCAACTCCTTCAACTTCCTTGTGAACAAGGGCTATCTCGACCACACGAAGTGCCACCGGCTCGTCTCGGGCGGCATCTACGTCCTGCAGTGCGGTGACCCGAAGGGCACCGGCGAGGGCGGCCCCGGTTACTCGATCCCGGACGAGAACCTCAAGGACAAGAGCCTGAAGGGGAACGTGTATCCGGCGGGTACGGTCGCGATGGCCAACCAGTACAACGCCCAGGAGAAGAAGGGCCGTGACTCCGGCGGCAGCCAGTTCTTCCTGGTCTACCAGGACAGTCAGCTGCCGCCCGACTACACACCGTTCGGGACCATTTCCGATTCCGGGATGAAGGTGCTCAAGAAGATCGCCGACGCCGGCGAGAGCACCGGGCAGGGCGAGGGCGCCCCGAACGCGACGGTCGTCATCAACAAGGCGACCGTGTCGAAATCCTGA
- a CDS encoding DUF349 domain-containing protein, which produces MSSDPWGRVDETGTVYVRKADGSEREVGSWKAGSPDEALAYFERKYDGLVVEIGLLERRVKTTDLSAKEAMTAIDHLRQQVDEAHAVGDLDALSTRLDKLVETVDARREERKVQKAKQSDEARHAKEALVVEAEELAQSEQWRAAGERLRALVDTWKGLPRLDRKSDDELWHRFSHARSAFSKRRKAHFASLDAQREEARKTKEKLVGEAEALSGSTDWGPTAARYRDLMTEWKAAGRAQREHEDDLWNRFRGAQDVFFAARSSVFAERDAEQTENLKLKEELAEEAEKLVPVKDLKSARAAFRTLNERWEAIGHVPRDARPKVEGRMHAVERALQETEEAEWRRTNPEARARAAGLTGQLQAAVDKLTEQIEKARAAGNNAKADKLQRELDGRQALLDQALKGLHEFGG; this is translated from the coding sequence GTGAGCAGCGACCCGTGGGGCCGCGTCGACGAGACGGGGACCGTGTACGTGCGCAAGGCCGACGGCAGTGAGCGCGAAGTCGGTTCGTGGAAGGCGGGATCTCCTGACGAGGCCCTCGCCTACTTCGAGCGCAAGTACGACGGTCTGGTCGTCGAGATCGGACTTCTCGAGCGCCGGGTGAAAACGACCGATCTGTCGGCCAAGGAGGCCATGACCGCCATCGACCACCTGCGCCAGCAGGTGGACGAGGCGCACGCGGTCGGCGATCTGGACGCCCTCAGCACGCGTCTGGACAAGCTCGTCGAGACCGTCGACGCGCGCCGTGAAGAGCGCAAGGTCCAAAAGGCCAAGCAGTCGGACGAGGCGAGGCACGCCAAGGAGGCGCTGGTCGTCGAGGCCGAGGAGCTCGCCCAGAGCGAGCAGTGGCGGGCGGCGGGGGAGCGTCTTCGCGCCCTGGTGGACACCTGGAAGGGTCTGCCGCGCCTGGACCGCAAGTCGGACGACGAGCTGTGGCACCGCTTCTCGCATGCCCGCTCGGCGTTCTCCAAGCGGCGCAAGGCTCACTTCGCCTCGCTTGACGCCCAGCGTGAGGAGGCCCGCAAGACCAAGGAGAAGCTGGTCGGCGAGGCCGAGGCGCTCTCCGGGTCGACCGACTGGGGTCCGACGGCCGCGCGGTACCGCGACCTGATGACCGAGTGGAAGGCCGCGGGCCGCGCCCAGCGTGAGCACGAGGACGACCTGTGGAACCGCTTCCGCGGCGCACAGGACGTGTTCTTCGCGGCGCGCAGCTCGGTCTTCGCGGAGCGGGACGCCGAGCAGACGGAGAACCTGAAGCTGAAGGAGGAGCTGGCCGAGGAGGCCGAGAAGCTCGTCCCGGTGAAGGACCTCAAGTCGGCGCGCGCCGCCTTCCGTACGCTCAACGAGCGCTGGGAGGCCATCGGCCACGTCCCGCGTGACGCGCGGCCGAAGGTCGAGGGCCGGATGCACGCGGTGGAGCGCGCCCTGCAGGAGACCGAGGAAGCCGAGTGGCGCCGCACGAACCCCGAGGCGCGAGCCCGGGCCGCGGGCCTGACGGGGCAGCTGCAGGCGGCGGTGGACAAGCTGACGGAGCAGATCGAGAAGGCTCGCGCCGCGGGCAACAACGCCAAGGCCGACAAGCTCCAGAGGGAGCTCGACGGCCGCCAGGCGCTGCTCGACCAGGCGCTCAAGGGTCTGCACGAGTTCGGCGGCTGA
- a CDS encoding RelA/SpoT family protein — MPDDSKALTAAKAAEAKRAAAHAATPAKNATPARQQESTPPSAPGGTSAPSTPGDSAQRDKPVAEARPKPPTEARAGSTTPTPRPTAARNERSGSSNRVRARLARLGVQRSNPYNPVLEPLLRIVRSNDPKIETATLRQIEKAYQVAERWHRGQKRKSGDPYITHPLAVTTILAELGMDPATLMAGLLHDTVEDTEYGLDTLKRDFGDQVALLVDGVTKLDKVKFGEAAQAETVRKMVVAMAKDPRVLVIKLADRLHNMRTMRYLKREKQEKKARETLEIYAPLAHRLGMNTIKWELEDLAFAILYPKMYDEIVRLVAERAPKRDEYLAIVTDEVQADLRAARIKATVTGRPKHYYSVYQKMIVRGRDFAEIYDLVGIRVLVDTVRDCYAALGTVHARWNPVPGRFKDYIAMPKFNMYQSLHTTVIGPNGKPVELQIRTFDMHRRAEYGIAAHWKYKQEAVAGASKVRTDVPKKAGGKDDHLNDMAWLRQLLDWQKETEDPSEFLESLRFDLSRNEVFVFTPKGDVIALPAGATPVDFSYAVHTEVGHRTIGARVNGRLVPLESTLDNGDLVEVFTSKAAGAGPSRDWLGFVKSPRARNKIRGWFSKERRDEAIEQGKDAIARAMRKQNLPIQRILTGDSLVTLAHEMRYPDISSLYAAIGEGHVTAQSVVQKLVQALGGEEAANEDIAESTPPSRSRSKRRANADPGVVVKGVEDVWVKLARCCTPVPGDPIIGFVTRGSGVSVHRSDCVNVDSLSREPERILEVEWAPTQSSVFLVAIQVEALDRSRLLSDVTRILSDQHVNILSAAVQTSRDRVATSRFTFEMGDPKHLGHVLKAVRGVEGVYDVYRVTSARRP, encoded by the coding sequence TTGCCAGACGATTCCAAGGCACTCACCGCCGCCAAGGCCGCAGAGGCCAAGCGCGCGGCGGCGCATGCTGCCACGCCCGCGAAGAACGCGACGCCCGCGAGGCAGCAGGAGAGCACGCCCCCCAGCGCCCCCGGCGGCACATCCGCACCGAGTACACCTGGCGACAGCGCCCAGCGTGACAAGCCGGTCGCCGAAGCCCGCCCCAAGCCCCCCACGGAGGCCCGGGCAGGCAGTACGACGCCCACGCCCCGCCCCACCGCGGCCAGGAACGAGCGCTCCGGCTCCTCCAACCGCGTACGCGCCCGCCTGGCCCGCCTCGGCGTCCAGCGCTCCAACCCCTACAACCCGGTCCTGGAGCCCCTGCTGCGGATAGTGCGCAGCAACGACCCCAAGATCGAGACGGCCACGCTGCGGCAGATCGAGAAGGCGTACCAGGTCGCCGAGCGCTGGCACCGCGGCCAGAAGCGCAAGAGCGGCGACCCGTACATCACGCACCCCCTCGCCGTGACGACGATCCTCGCCGAGCTCGGCATGGACCCGGCCACGCTGATGGCGGGCCTGCTGCACGACACCGTCGAGGACACCGAGTACGGCCTCGACACCCTCAAGCGCGACTTCGGGGACCAGGTCGCCCTGCTCGTCGACGGCGTCACCAAGCTGGACAAGGTCAAGTTCGGCGAGGCGGCGCAGGCCGAGACCGTGCGCAAGATGGTCGTCGCCATGGCCAAGGACCCCCGCGTCCTGGTCATCAAGCTCGCCGACCGCCTGCACAACATGCGCACGATGCGTTACCTCAAGCGCGAGAAGCAGGAGAAGAAGGCGCGCGAGACCCTGGAGATCTACGCGCCCCTGGCCCACCGCCTGGGCATGAACACCATCAAGTGGGAGCTGGAGGACCTCGCCTTCGCGATCCTCTACCCCAAGATGTACGACGAGATCGTGCGTCTGGTCGCCGAGCGCGCCCCCAAGCGCGACGAGTACCTCGCCATAGTGACCGACGAGGTCCAGGCCGACCTGCGCGCCGCCCGCATCAAGGCCACCGTCACCGGACGCCCGAAGCACTACTACAGCGTCTACCAGAAGATGATCGTCCGCGGCCGTGACTTCGCGGAGATCTACGACCTGGTGGGTATCCGGGTCCTCGTCGACACCGTGCGCGACTGTTACGCCGCGCTCGGCACCGTCCACGCGCGATGGAACCCGGTCCCCGGCCGGTTCAAGGACTACATCGCGATGCCGAAGTTCAACATGTACCAGTCGCTGCACACGACGGTCATCGGCCCCAACGGCAAGCCCGTCGAGCTCCAGATCCGCACGTTCGACATGCACCGCCGCGCCGAGTACGGCATCGCCGCGCACTGGAAGTACAAGCAGGAGGCCGTCGCGGGCGCCTCCAAGGTGCGCACGGACGTGCCGAAGAAGGCCGGCGGCAAGGACGACCACCTCAACGACATGGCGTGGCTGCGCCAGCTCCTGGACTGGCAGAAGGAGACCGAGGACCCGAGCGAGTTCCTGGAGTCGCTGCGCTTCGACCTGTCGCGCAACGAAGTCTTCGTCTTCACGCCGAAGGGCGACGTCATAGCGCTCCCTGCGGGCGCGACCCCGGTCGACTTCTCGTACGCCGTCCACACCGAGGTCGGCCACCGCACCATAGGGGCCCGGGTCAACGGACGGCTCGTGCCGCTCGAATCGACCCTGGACAACGGCGACTTGGTGGAGGTGTTCACCTCCAAGGCGGCCGGCGCGGGCCCGTCCCGCGACTGGCTCGGCTTCGTCAAGTCACCGCGGGCGCGCAACAAGATCCGCGGCTGGTTCTCCAAGGAGCGCCGTGACGAGGCCATCGAGCAGGGCAAGGACGCCATCGCGCGGGCCATGCGCAAGCAGAACCTGCCGATCCAGCGCATCCTCACGGGCGACTCCCTGGTCACCCTCGCGCACGAGATGCGCTACCCCGACATCTCGTCCCTCTACGCGGCGATCGGCGAGGGCCACGTCACCGCGCAGTCCGTCGTGCAGAAGCTCGTCCAGGCACTCGGCGGCGAGGAGGCCGCCAACGAGGACATCGCCGAGAGCACACCGCCCTCGCGCAGCCGCAGCAAGCGCCGCGCCAACGCCGACCCCGGCGTCGTCGTCAAGGGCGTCGAGGACGTCTGGGTCAAGCTGGCCCGCTGCTGTACGCCGGTGCCGGGGGACCCGATCATCGGCTTCGTCACGCGCGGCAGTGGCGTATCGGTTCACCGCAGCGACTGCGTGAACGTCGACTCGCTCTCCCGTGAGCCCGAGCGCATCCTCGAGGTCGAGTGGGCGCCCACCCAGTCGTCGGTCTTCCTGGTCGCCATCCAGGTCGAGGCCCTCGACCGCTCGCGCCTGCTCTCGGACGTCACGCGCATCCTCTCGGACCAGCACGTGAACATCCTGTCCGCGGCCGTCCAGACCTCCCGCGACCGGGTCGCCACCTCGCGCTTCACGTTCGAGATGGGCGACCCCAAGCACCTGGGCCATGTGCTCAAGGCGGTCAGGGGAGTCGAGGGTGTGTACGACGTGTACCGCGTGACGTCGGCGCGCAGGCCGTAA
- a CDS encoding adenine phosphoribosyltransferase, which translates to MTQVQELLLSRIRDVPDYPEPGVMFKDITPLLADPEAFAALTEALAALAVRHGATKIVGLEARGFILGAPAALRAGLGFIPVRKAGKLPGATLSQSYDLEYGSAEIEVHAEDLAADDRVMVIDDVLATGGTAEASLRLIRRAGAQVAGVAVLMELGFLGGRAKLETALEGAPLEALLTV; encoded by the coding sequence ATGACCCAGGTACAGGAACTTCTGCTCAGCCGCATCCGGGACGTTCCCGACTATCCCGAGCCCGGGGTGATGTTCAAGGACATCACGCCGCTCCTCGCGGATCCGGAGGCCTTCGCCGCCCTCACCGAGGCCCTCGCGGCCCTGGCCGTGCGGCACGGCGCCACGAAGATCGTCGGCCTGGAGGCCCGCGGCTTCATCCTGGGCGCCCCGGCCGCCCTGCGCGCGGGGCTCGGCTTCATCCCCGTACGGAAGGCGGGCAAGCTCCCCGGAGCCACGCTCAGCCAGTCGTACGACCTGGAGTACGGCAGTGCCGAGATCGAGGTGCACGCCGAGGACCTCGCCGCCGACGACCGCGTCATGGTCATCGACGACGTCCTGGCGACCGGCGGCACCGCCGAGGCGTCCCTGCGGCTCATCCGCCGCGCGGGCGCCCAGGTCGCCGGTGTGGCCGTCCTGATGGAGCTCGGCTTCCTCGGGGGCCGCGCCAAGCTGGAGACGGCCCTGGAGGGCGCCCCGCTGGAGGCCCTCCTCACCGTCTGA
- the secF gene encoding protein translocase subunit SecF, translating to MSKLGNLGARLFHGEVGYDFIGKRKIWYGVSVLITITAIVALAVQGLNMGIEFKGGAVFTTPKTAASVEQAQESAEKASGHQAIVQKLGNDTMRVQISGVDTNKSDQIKEELAKDLGVPAKDVNADLVGPSWGEQIANKAWTGLGVFLVLCVIYLAIAFEWRMAVAALVALIHDITITVGIYSLVGFEVTPGTVIGLLTILGYSLYDTVVVFDSLKEQGKDAAKQTRFTYSEIANRSINSTLVRSINTTVVALLPVAGLLFIGGGALGAGMLNDISLSLFVGLAAGAYSSIFIATPLVADLKEREPAMKALKKRVLAKRAAAAAKGESLDTEAPPRDADTPEGDDVPAAAGVVGGQRRTQPQARGRGRGRPSGKRR from the coding sequence ATGTCGAAGCTCGGCAACCTCGGCGCCCGGCTCTTCCACGGCGAAGTCGGCTACGACTTCATCGGCAAGCGGAAGATCTGGTACGGCGTCTCTGTCCTGATCACCATCACGGCGATCGTCGCCCTGGCCGTCCAAGGCCTCAACATGGGCATCGAGTTCAAGGGCGGCGCGGTCTTCACCACGCCGAAGACTGCCGCCTCGGTCGAACAGGCCCAGGAGTCGGCGGAGAAGGCCTCGGGACACCAGGCCATCGTCCAGAAGCTCGGCAACGACACGATGCGCGTCCAGATCTCGGGTGTGGACACGAACAAGTCCGACCAGATCAAGGAAGAGCTCGCCAAGGACCTCGGCGTCCCGGCGAAGGACGTCAACGCCGATCTGGTCGGCCCCAGTTGGGGTGAACAGATCGCCAACAAGGCGTGGACCGGCCTCGGTGTCTTCCTCGTCCTGTGCGTGATCTATCTGGCGATCGCCTTCGAGTGGCGGATGGCAGTCGCCGCACTGGTCGCCCTGATCCACGACATCACGATCACGGTCGGTATCTACTCCCTGGTCGGCTTCGAGGTCACCCCGGGCACCGTGATCGGTCTGCTGACCATTCTCGGTTACTCGCTCTACGACACCGTGGTCGTCTTCGACTCGCTCAAGGAGCAGGGCAAGGACGCGGCCAAGCAGACGAGGTTCACCTACAGCGAGATCGCCAACCGGTCGATCAACAGCACCCTGGTGCGTTCCATCAACACCACGGTGGTCGCGCTCCTTCCGGTGGCGGGCCTCCTGTTCATCGGTGGCGGTGCGCTCGGCGCGGGCATGCTGAACGACATCTCGCTGTCGCTCTTCGTGGGTCTCGCGGCCGGAGCGTACTCCTCGATCTTCATCGCCACTCCGCTCGTCGCCGACCTCAAGGAGCGCGAGCCGGCGATGAAGGCCCTGAAGAAGCGGGTGCTCGCCAAGCGCGCGGCCGCCGCCGCCAAGGGAGAGTCGCTGGACACCGAGGCGCCGCCGCGTGACGCTGACACGCCCGAGGGCGACGACGTCCCGGCGGCCGCCGGAGTGGTCGGCGGCCAGCGCCGTACGCAACCGCAGGCTCGCGGCCGCGGCCGTGGCCGCCCCTCGGGGAAGCGCCGCTGA
- the secD gene encoding protein translocase subunit SecD — protein MAAPKKGRRQSGQGKPGRSLALILIAMVALTGGMFLSGHTTPRLGIDLAGGTSITLGAKSEPGKPNAVNKTNMDTAVGIIERRVNGLGVSEAEVQTQGDRNIIVNIPKGTNQKQAREQVGTTAQLYFRPVMTMAAGAPTPDPSASPSGSPKATDKGDKDGKDSADSADGKDEASSPGATESPKGRAVTDALKADPTPSPKASDKPKGSDAPSPTPSADAATKELQEKFTALDCTKQSSRVKATEGVKPSDPMAACGKNSAGQWEKYVLGPAEVEGKDVKDAKAVLDPERGIWIVTMDFTKDGSKKFAATTGKLMKQTEPQNQFAIVLDGDVVSAPRVSSQLSSNAEISGSFTQESAKDLANMLSYGALPLTFHEDSVTTVTAALGGEQLHAGLIAGAIGLALVVIYLVAYYRGLAFIALLSLVASGILTYTIMTLLGPAIGFALNLPAVCGAIVAIGITADSFIVYFERIRDEIREGRTLRPSVERAWPRARRTILVSDFVSFLAAAVLYIVTVGKVQGFAFTLGLTTLLDVVVVFLFTKPLMTIMARKKFFASGHKWSGIDPTRLGAKPPLRRTRRTPGSAGSDPKEA, from the coding sequence GTGGCAGCACCGAAGAAGGGCCGGAGGCAGAGCGGCCAGGGGAAGCCGGGCCGTTCCCTGGCCCTCATCCTGATCGCCATGGTGGCGCTCACCGGGGGGATGTTCCTCTCCGGTCACACCACCCCGCGCCTGGGCATCGACCTCGCAGGCGGAACGAGCATCACGCTCGGTGCCAAGAGTGAGCCCGGCAAGCCCAACGCGGTCAACAAGACCAACATGGACACAGCCGTGGGCATCATCGAGCGCCGTGTCAACGGTCTCGGTGTCTCCGAGGCCGAGGTCCAGACCCAGGGCGACCGCAACATCATCGTCAACATCCCCAAGGGCACGAACCAGAAGCAGGCGCGCGAGCAGGTCGGCACGACCGCGCAGCTCTACTTCCGTCCCGTGATGACGATGGCGGCCGGAGCGCCGACCCCCGATCCCTCCGCAAGCCCGTCCGGTTCGCCGAAGGCGACCGACAAGGGTGACAAGGACGGCAAGGACAGCGCGGACAGCGCGGACGGCAAGGACGAGGCGTCCTCGCCCGGCGCGACCGAGAGCCCCAAGGGCCGTGCCGTCACCGACGCCCTGAAGGCCGACCCCACTCCGTCGCCCAAGGCCTCGGACAAGCCCAAGGGCAGCGACGCCCCGTCGCCGACCCCTTCGGCGGACGCGGCCACGAAGGAGCTGCAGGAGAAGTTCACCGCGCTCGACTGCACCAAGCAGAGCAGCCGGGTCAAGGCCACCGAAGGCGTCAAGCCGAGCGACCCGATGGCGGCCTGCGGCAAGAACAGCGCCGGCCAGTGGGAGAAGTACGTCCTGGGCCCGGCCGAGGTCGAGGGCAAGGACGTCAAGGACGCCAAGGCCGTGCTCGACCCCGAGCGTGGCATCTGGATCGTCACGATGGACTTCACCAAGGACGGCTCCAAGAAGTTCGCCGCGACCACCGGCAAGCTGATGAAGCAGACCGAGCCGCAGAACCAGTTCGCGATCGTTCTGGACGGGGACGTCGTCTCGGCCCCGCGCGTCAGCTCGCAGCTGAGCTCCAACGCCGAGATCAGCGGCAGCTTCACCCAGGAGTCGGCCAAGGACCTGGCGAACATGCTGTCCTACGGCGCCCTGCCGCTCACCTTCCACGAGGACAGCGTCACCACCGTCACCGCCGCGCTCGGCGGTGAGCAGCTGCACGCCGGTCTGATCGCCGGTGCCATCGGCCTGGCGCTGGTCGTCATCTACCTGGTGGCCTACTACCGGGGCCTGGCCTTCATCGCCCTGCTGAGCCTCGTCGCCTCCGGCATCCTCACGTACACGATCATGACCTTGCTCGGTCCGGCCATCGGCTTCGCACTCAACCTGCCCGCGGTGTGTGGTGCGATCGTTGCGATCGGTATCACCGCGGACTCGTTCATCGTGTACTTCGAACGCATCCGGGACGAGATCCGCGAGGGCCGCACACTGCGCCCCTCCGTCGAGCGGGCCTGGCCGCGCGCCCGGCGCACCATCCTGGTCTCGGACTTCGTGTCCTTCCTCGCCGCCGCGGTGCTCTACATCGTCACCGTCGGCAAGGTGCAGGGCTTCGCCTTCACGCTCGGTCTGACCACTCTGCTCGACGTCGTGGTGGTCTTCCTCTTCACCAAGCCGCTGATGACGATCATGGCCCGCAAGAAGTTCTTCGCGAGCGGCCACAAGTGGTCCGGGATCGACCCGACGCGACTGGGTGCCAAGCCCCCGCTGCGCCGCACCCGCCGTACCCCTGGTTCCGCTGGCTCCGACCCGAAGGAGGCGTGA
- the yajC gene encoding preprotein translocase subunit YajC, with protein sequence MNIVTLLPFIVLIGAMFLMTRSAKKKQQAAAQMRNEMQPGTGIRTIGGMYATVKEVHDDAVLLEVAPGVHAFYAKNSVGAVLEDDEYNRIIHGTSAVKSDDPVVPDDASSLTETDEPAADASDDSPIDLGKKDADSAPKADDAEPKKTDGESDTK encoded by the coding sequence GTGAATATCGTGACCCTCCTCCCCTTCATCGTGCTCATCGGGGCCATGTTCCTGATGACGCGCTCCGCCAAGAAGAAGCAGCAGGCGGCGGCGCAGATGCGCAATGAGATGCAGCCCGGCACCGGCATCCGCACGATCGGGGGCATGTACGCCACCGTCAAGGAGGTTCACGACGACGCCGTCCTCCTTGAGGTGGCTCCCGGCGTGCACGCGTTCTACGCGAAGAACTCCGTGGGCGCCGTCCTCGAGGACGACGAGTACAACCGCATCATCCACGGCACGAGTGCCGTGAAGTCGGACGACCCCGTCGTCCCGGACGACGCCTCCTCCCTGACCGAGACCGACGAGCCCGCCGCCGACGCTTCCGACGACTCGCCCATCGACCTCGGCAAGAAGGACGCGGACAGCGCCCCCAAGGCCGATGACGCCGAGCCGAAGAAGACCGACGGCGAGTCCGACACGAAGTAG
- the ruvB gene encoding Holliday junction branch migration DNA helicase RuvB produces the protein MNWDETTDDTTAPAGAAERLVGASADGEDQAVEAALRPKDLGEFIGQEKVREQLDLVLRAARARGATADHVLLSGAPGLGKTTLSMIIAAEMGAPIRITSGPAIQHAGDLAAILSSLQEGEVLFLDEIHRMSRPAEEMLYMAMEDFRVDVIVGKGPGATAIPLELPPFTLVGATTRAGLLPPPLRDRFGFTAHMEFYEPAELERVIHRSAQLLDVEIDPAGAAEIAGRSRGTPRIANRLLRRVRDYAQVKADGAINRDIAGAALKVYEVDGRGLDRLDRAVLEALLKLFGGGPVGLSTLAVAVGEERETVEEVAEPFLVREGLLARTPRGRVGTPAAWAHLGLVPPRQAGGIGQGDLFGA, from the coding sequence ATGAACTGGGACGAGACCACCGACGACACGACCGCCCCCGCGGGGGCGGCCGAGCGGCTCGTCGGTGCGTCCGCCGACGGCGAGGACCAGGCGGTCGAGGCCGCCCTTCGCCCGAAGGACCTGGGCGAGTTCATCGGCCAGGAGAAGGTCCGCGAGCAGCTCGACCTCGTCCTGCGTGCCGCCCGCGCGCGGGGCGCCACCGCCGACCACGTGCTGCTCTCGGGAGCCCCCGGCCTCGGCAAGACCACCCTGTCGATGATCATCGCGGCCGAGATGGGCGCCCCGATCCGCATCACCAGCGGCCCCGCCATCCAGCACGCGGGAGACCTCGCCGCGATCCTCTCCTCCCTTCAGGAGGGAGAGGTGCTCTTCCTCGACGAGATCCACCGGATGTCCCGGCCCGCCGAAGAGATGCTCTACATGGCGATGGAGGACTTCCGCGTCGACGTCATCGTCGGCAAGGGGCCCGGCGCCACCGCCATCCCGCTGGAGCTGCCGCCCTTCACCCTGGTCGGCGCCACCACCAGGGCGGGCCTGCTGCCGCCGCCGCTGCGCGACCGCTTCGGTTTCACCGCGCACATGGAGTTCTACGAACCCGCCGAGCTGGAGCGCGTGATCCACCGCTCCGCACAGCTGCTCGACGTGGAGATCGACCCGGCGGGCGCCGCCGAGATCGCCGGGCGCTCGCGCGGAACGCCCCGTATCGCCAACCGTCTGCTGCGCCGCGTGCGGGACTACGCGCAGGTCAAGGCCGACGGCGCGATCAACAGGGACATCGCGGGCGCCGCCCTCAAGGTCTACGAGGTCGACGGCCGGGGCCTCGACCGCCTCGACCGCGCGGTCCTGGAGGCCCTGCTCAAGCTGTTCGGCGGCGGACCCGTCGGTCTGTCGACGCTCGCCGTCGCCGTGGGGGAGGAGCGCGAGACGGTCGAGGAGGTCGCCGAGCCCTTCCTGGTACGGGAGGGACTGCTCGCGCGGACCCCGCGGGGCCGGGTCGGGACGCCCGCCGCATGGGCGCATCTCGGCCTTGTTCCGCCGCGGCAGGCGGGCGGAATCGGACAAGGGGACCTGTTCGGGGCGTGA
- the ruvA gene encoding Holliday junction branch migration protein RuvA codes for MIAFVSGPVAALAPDAAVVEVGGIGMAIQCAPNTLSTLRIGQQTKLATSLVVREDSLTLYGFADDDERQTFELLQTASGVGPRLAQAMLAVHSPDALRRAVATGDEKALTAVPGIGKKGAQKLLLEYKDRLGEPIGTGGPAIGTPVTSGWSDQLHAALIGLGYATREADEAVAAVTPQAEASEKPQVGQLLKAALQTLNRTR; via the coding sequence ATGATCGCCTTCGTCAGCGGCCCCGTCGCCGCCCTCGCCCCCGATGCCGCGGTGGTCGAGGTAGGTGGCATCGGCATGGCCATCCAGTGCGCGCCGAACACCCTCTCCACCCTGCGGATCGGCCAGCAGACCAAGCTCGCCACCTCCCTGGTCGTCCGCGAGGACTCCCTGACCCTGTACGGCTTCGCGGACGACGACGAGCGCCAGACCTTCGAGCTCCTGCAGACCGCGAGCGGCGTCGGGCCGCGCCTCGCGCAGGCCATGCTCGCCGTGCACAGCCCGGACGCCCTGCGCCGCGCGGTCGCCACCGGCGACGAGAAGGCGCTCACCGCGGTCCCGGGCATCGGCAAGAAGGGCGCCCAGAAGCTGCTCCTGGAGTACAAGGACCGCCTCGGCGAGCCCATCGGCACGGGCGGCCCCGCGATCGGCACCCCTGTCACCTCCGGTTGGAGCGACCAGCTGCACGCGGCGCTCATCGGGCTCGGGTACGCGACGCGGGAGGCCGACGAAGCCGTCGCCGCCGTCACCCCGCAGGCCGAGGCGTCCGAGAAGCCGCAGGTGGGCCAGCTCCTCAAGGCCGCGCTGCAGACGCTGAACCGCACCCGCTAG